One genomic segment of Stigmatella erecta includes these proteins:
- a CDS encoding 5'-nucleotidase, with product MAIGEERAKGVPVLVLDAGNALFRSPVSSGDPADKTRAEFLLQQMDALGTAAMAVGARDLPLGVEWLRKSAQEKKLKLLSANLVDKAGKAVFPASTVLTAGKLKVGVIGASPEGDLQGAVGKPVLPAVLAEAKRLREKDKVDVVVVLAAVPYDASRRLAQGAEGADFVVQSHEGRGPGIAQKEGLATLIPPGERGRQLARLELSVDGKGAFTDASTAQRDQESLKMIEANIARTKERLGTTKDETARRALEETLATFETRRAALRKSVQEGATGAGRTHLLSYKQLGTDVPSDPAVQKLVERIEPPGSAHH from the coding sequence ATGGCGATTGGCGAGGAGCGCGCGAAGGGCGTGCCGGTGCTCGTGTTGGATGCGGGCAATGCGCTCTTCCGGAGTCCCGTGAGCAGTGGGGACCCGGCCGACAAGACGCGCGCGGAGTTCCTCTTGCAGCAGATGGACGCCCTGGGCACCGCGGCCATGGCCGTGGGGGCGCGCGACCTGCCGCTGGGCGTGGAGTGGCTCCGCAAGAGCGCCCAGGAGAAGAAGCTGAAGCTGCTGTCCGCCAACCTGGTGGACAAGGCCGGCAAGGCCGTGTTCCCGGCCTCCACGGTGCTCACCGCGGGGAAGCTGAAGGTGGGCGTCATTGGCGCCTCGCCCGAGGGAGACCTGCAGGGCGCCGTGGGCAAGCCCGTGCTGCCCGCCGTCCTGGCCGAGGCCAAGCGCCTGCGCGAGAAGGACAAGGTGGACGTGGTGGTGGTGCTGGCGGCGGTGCCCTATGACGCCAGCCGGCGGCTGGCCCAGGGCGCGGAGGGGGCCGACTTCGTCGTCCAGTCCCACGAAGGGCGTGGGCCGGGCATCGCCCAGAAGGAAGGGCTCGCCACCCTGATTCCCCCGGGAGAGCGCGGGCGCCAGCTTGCCCGCCTGGAGCTGTCCGTGGACGGCAAGGGCGCCTTCACGGATGCCTCCACCGCCCAGCGAGACCAGGAAAGCCTGAAAATGATTGAGGCCAACATCGCCCGGACGAAGGAGCGGCTGGGGACCACGAAGGACGAGACGGCCCGCAGGGCGCTGGAGGAGACCCTCGCCACCTTCGAGACCCGGCGGGCAGCCTTGCGGAAGTCGGTCCAGGAGGGCGCAACGGGGGCGGGCCGCACGCATCTACTGTCCTACAAGCAGCTGGGGACGGACGTGCCGTCCGATCCCGCCGTCCAGAAGTTGGTGGAACGCATCGAGCCGCCCGGCTCGGCGCACCACTAG
- a CDS encoding DNA-methyltransferase, with protein sequence MSAEATALKLVEKSLKQSEFAKSDAYKLYQGDSVALLNQFPEQQFDLVFADPPYFLSNGGFTCKSGKRASVAKGAWDVSRGVEEDHRFTTEWLKACQRVLKPTGTLWVSGTQHVIFNVGFAMQKLGFKLLNTVTWYKPNASPNLSCRYFTHSTELLIWASPKPAKTLQHTFNYSRMKSENGGKQMRDVWNLPRTGEEELSADGSGRMWTQIAPRREEKAFGSHPTQKPVALLERIIEASTPEDATVLDPFNGSGTTGVAALKLGRRYTGIDLDANYLSLTKKRLDAVKR encoded by the coding sequence ATGTCCGCGGAAGCCACTGCGCTGAAGCTTGTCGAGAAGTCCCTGAAGCAGAGCGAGTTCGCGAAGTCAGACGCGTACAAGCTGTACCAGGGCGACAGCGTGGCGCTGCTCAACCAGTTCCCCGAGCAGCAGTTCGATCTCGTCTTCGCGGATCCGCCCTACTTCCTGTCCAACGGCGGCTTCACCTGCAAGAGCGGCAAGCGTGCCTCGGTGGCCAAGGGTGCCTGGGACGTGTCGCGCGGGGTGGAGGAGGACCACCGCTTCACCACCGAGTGGCTCAAGGCGTGCCAGCGCGTGCTCAAGCCCACCGGGACGCTGTGGGTGAGCGGCACCCAGCACGTCATCTTCAACGTCGGCTTCGCCATGCAGAAGCTCGGCTTCAAGCTGCTGAACACCGTCACCTGGTACAAGCCCAACGCCAGCCCGAACCTGTCGTGCCGGTACTTCACGCACTCGACGGAGCTGCTCATCTGGGCCTCGCCCAAGCCGGCGAAGACGCTCCAGCACACGTTCAATTACTCGCGGATGAAGAGCGAGAACGGCGGCAAGCAGATGCGCGACGTGTGGAACCTGCCGCGCACCGGCGAGGAGGAGCTGTCGGCGGATGGCTCCGGGCGGATGTGGACGCAGATCGCCCCGCGCCGCGAGGAGAAGGCCTTCGGCAGCCACCCCACGCAGAAGCCGGTGGCGCTGCTGGAGCGCATCATCGAGGCGAGCACCCCCGAGGACGCCACCGTGTTGGACCCCTTCAACGGCAGCGGCACCACGGGCGTGGCGGCGCTGAAGCTGGGCCGCCGCTACACGGGCATCGACCTGGACGCCAACTACCTGAGCCTGACCAAGAAGCGCCTGGACGCGGTGAAGCGCTGA
- a CDS encoding tetratricopeptide repeat protein yields MRRLALLSLLTLSGCFYPANRGRALEAKVDRLGADNTRMAEELKQAREQLAATMPRIDEKVAEVTQALESLDKASRRNDADIGIQLQKTVEDMAQLRGQVETYVYKISELETSLARVTEESEKRMLALQGSAAVKEAEAKKQAEALQRPTDKKEFLALAQEKAKAGDTLVARQLYTDFLKKWAKDALAGEAHFGLGETYFVEDKCREALFEYGKVIQDHAKSPSAPEAYLRSSDCFAKLKMKDESRLALEELIKSYPKAEAAKKAKAKLAELDKAKKPAPAPAPKKVSK; encoded by the coding sequence ATGAGAAGGCTTGCCCTGCTGTCGCTGTTGACCCTGTCCGGATGCTTCTACCCGGCCAACCGTGGCCGCGCGCTCGAGGCGAAGGTGGACCGGCTGGGGGCCGACAACACCCGGATGGCCGAGGAGCTGAAGCAGGCGCGCGAGCAGCTCGCCGCCACCATGCCCCGCATCGACGAGAAGGTGGCCGAGGTCACCCAGGCGCTGGAGAGCCTGGACAAGGCCTCGCGCCGCAACGACGCGGACATCGGCATCCAGCTGCAGAAGACGGTGGAGGACATGGCCCAGCTGCGCGGGCAGGTGGAGACCTACGTCTATAAAATCTCCGAGCTGGAGACGTCCCTGGCGCGCGTCACCGAGGAGTCGGAGAAGCGGATGCTGGCGCTGCAGGGCTCGGCGGCGGTGAAGGAGGCCGAGGCGAAGAAGCAGGCCGAGGCGCTCCAGCGGCCCACGGACAAGAAGGAGTTCCTGGCGCTCGCGCAGGAGAAGGCCAAGGCCGGGGACACGCTGGTGGCGCGCCAGCTCTACACGGACTTCCTGAAGAAGTGGGCCAAGGACGCGCTGGCGGGCGAGGCGCACTTCGGCCTGGGCGAGACGTACTTCGTCGAGGACAAGTGCCGCGAGGCCCTCTTCGAGTACGGCAAGGTGATCCAGGACCACGCCAAGTCCCCGTCCGCCCCGGAAGCCTACTTGCGCTCCTCGGATTGCTTCGCCAAGCTGAAGATGAAGGACGAGTCCCGGCTGGCCCTGGAGGAGCTCATCAAGAGCTACCCGAAGGCCGAGGCGGCGAAGAAGGCGAAGGCGAAGCTGGCCGAGCTCGACAAGGCGAAGAAGCCGGCCCCGGCGCCGGCCCCGAAGAAGGTGAGCAAATGA
- a CDS encoding CheR family methyltransferase, translated as MQGPPSRPASLLHAFISARSGMALSGTQRRRLDERLAVLQGVLTEQQYLLHLQSPAGAGDLASLISVIAVHKTDLFRDEVQLASFRTHVLEPLVGRAPGRPLRVWSAGCATGEEVATLLILLDEAGADPNSTVLGTDISEQALLRARTLTFHPEQVRRLPAPVRERYFLSEGARSLLVPELRARSLFQLHNLMEAPYPAHGEGFDIIFCRNVLIYFTAEAFDRVVEALAERLAPGGTLVLSAAEPLLHAPPSLRIIRCEHAFFYVRTFDIHTAPPRRLPASGNLLAEPPPRTERRRDSGSFPVVASPAPVGEWAREASASGAHSAALLAEGRRDSGRFGPVSAGATRDSGRFAVMGAVPARDSGRFAVMGAVPARDSGRFPAVGGGSEPLSQELMFAEADALFAQILEGAGDTDGQKEEYLRRCLSLDPELAAARYLLGMMLELREEFPEAASEYRRALRSLEEGRARATPFFLNPARLQVACARAVERMEEGRPR; from the coding sequence ATGCAGGGGCCTCCTTCCCGGCCCGCTTCGCTGCTCCACGCGTTCATCTCCGCGCGCTCGGGCATGGCGCTGAGTGGCACGCAGCGCCGGCGGCTCGACGAGCGGCTCGCGGTGCTCCAGGGGGTGCTCACGGAGCAGCAGTACCTGCTGCACCTCCAGTCCCCCGCGGGCGCCGGGGACCTGGCCTCGCTCATCTCCGTCATCGCCGTGCACAAGACGGACCTGTTCCGGGATGAAGTCCAGCTCGCCTCCTTCCGCACGCACGTGCTGGAGCCCCTGGTGGGGCGCGCCCCCGGGCGGCCCCTGCGCGTGTGGAGCGCGGGCTGCGCCACCGGCGAGGAGGTGGCCACGCTGCTCATCCTGCTCGACGAGGCGGGGGCGGACCCGAACAGCACGGTGCTGGGCACGGACATCTCCGAGCAGGCGCTGCTCCGGGCGCGCACGCTCACCTTCCACCCGGAGCAGGTGCGAAGGCTGCCGGCCCCCGTGCGCGAGCGCTACTTCCTGTCCGAAGGGGCCCGGTCCCTGCTGGTGCCGGAGCTGCGCGCGCGCTCGCTCTTCCAGCTCCACAACCTGATGGAGGCGCCGTACCCCGCCCACGGCGAGGGCTTCGACATCATCTTCTGCCGCAACGTCCTCATCTACTTCACCGCGGAGGCGTTCGACCGGGTGGTGGAGGCGCTGGCCGAGCGGCTCGCGCCGGGCGGCACGCTGGTGCTCTCCGCCGCCGAGCCGCTGCTCCACGCGCCGCCCAGCCTGCGCATCATCCGCTGCGAGCACGCGTTCTTCTACGTCCGGACGTTCGACATCCACACCGCGCCGCCCCGGCGGCTGCCCGCCTCCGGGAACCTCCTGGCGGAGCCGCCGCCCCGCACCGAGCGGCGGCGGGACTCGGGAAGCTTCCCCGTGGTGGCGTCCCCGGCCCCGGTGGGGGAGTGGGCCCGGGAGGCCAGCGCCTCCGGGGCCCACTCCGCCGCGCTCCTGGCCGAGGGCCGCCGGGACTCGGGGCGCTTCGGCCCCGTGTCCGCGGGGGCCACGCGGGACTCGGGGCGCTTCGCCGTCATGGGGGCGGTGCCCGCGCGGGACTCGGGGCGCTTCGCCGTCATGGGGGCGGTGCCCGCGCGGGACTCGGGCCGCTTTCCGGCGGTGGGCGGGGGGAGCGAGCCGCTCTCGCAGGAGCTCATGTTCGCCGAGGCCGATGCCCTGTTCGCCCAGATTCTGGAGGGGGCGGGGGACACGGATGGGCAGAAGGAGGAGTACCTGCGGCGCTGCCTGTCGCTGGATCCGGAGCTGGCCGCGGCGCGGTACCTGCTGGGGATGATGCTGGAGCTGCGCGAGGAGTTCCCCGAGGCGGCCAGTGAGTACCGCCGGGCGCTCCGCTCCCTGGAGGAGGGGAGGGCCCGGGCCACGCCGTTTTTCCTCAACCCCGCCCGCCTCCAGGTGGCCTGTGCCCGGGCCGTCGAGCGCATGGAGGAGGGACGGCCCCGCTAG
- the rpmE gene encoding 50S ribosomal protein L31 — MKPDMHPVYPASRITCACGNIVETKSTRGSFAVEICSNCHPFFTGKYKLVDTAGRIDRFRKKYAANNAAKEEAAAAGTAAAAPAADAKKAKAKA; from the coding sequence ATGAAGCCCGATATGCACCCGGTGTACCCGGCCTCGCGCATCACCTGTGCCTGCGGCAACATCGTCGAGACCAAGTCCACGCGCGGCTCGTTCGCGGTGGAAATCTGCTCGAACTGCCACCCCTTCTTCACGGGCAAGTACAAGCTCGTGGACACCGCGGGCCGCATCGACCGCTTCCGCAAGAAGTACGCTGCCAACAACGCCGCCAAGGAAGAGGCTGCTGCCGCGGGCACCGCCGCCGCGGCGCCGGCCGCGGATGCCAAGAAGGCCAAGGCCAAGGCGTAG
- a CDS encoding VIT domain-containing protein, with protein sequence MSLQPITALLLMGLLLAGCDRQTAPRPPSPPPSPPAKAPPARSPLAEPFEKAGLAAPAAVLGHPDTGEVRLDELRDSVADPQEVTEEQLAKLMPAEAAEESVRAAPRPRPAASRAPPQDAVSEGATPPPPPPPAPEPMHEAEADTVGGAPAASLPGPRRETIQVIRGSGSGAPGGVSLPSQEEAKDQRAQKSKGGGGPTPVLPKVEAAPRAAKVLVMGLDGRYQPLKTRAIRVVTYIQGSRARTVVDSLFENDSTRALEGTFFHPLPGGATVAGFAMYSGAVAVDAPSLFQSADLLPPLGEGSAQAENLGAAAPPSPPGAKRSWGERQEARVVEQKRAREVYEEVVRRNVDPALLEWAGASTFSARVFPLPPKSLKRVVLAYEQTLLFDGQHLRYTWPLPPGAGADLKVSARIHVDPLHAGEVSVQPAQDTPPRRLGAWQAYDFPELRGDGVLSVALAPRNAEADVLVGKDAAGLPGQAFHARVRLPARLTSATEGPPTGRAVLVVDTSLSAEDGNAWALQAATLRALLEKDETLKEYAVLLFDVRPRWLHAAGWRPNDAAHRQETFTELEHLFLEGASHVDGALEELDQASREWLRPAPSQERVTAFLLSDGNATWGQSRVEALVARHPSVEGLRWVSYRFGESSVNTELFDALARASGGRTVTVLSGAEVAAAARAHRAGSVVLARVGVKGTEAKDLVVAGRPHLVFPGQELQVAGRLPAEGAAALEVVTRAGEQEHVLSVPLPREQNSLFAPRAWAELFVARLVALDDERLDRMVVALSQHYRLAHARASMLILESEGDYTRYAVANEQVDLENLENLRRREEDQRRDKLLGIDLDGVPEAGRAVVKQLTGLQKALPPLLRSQPLRDEPYAGGQERLEAELHYRKARKENRDDVLLYEAVSRKRAFAGDTWGAVRALSSPVELRPKDPEALRLVGYGMLALGQYPVAAELFEHVRLNRPFEGQAFLEEALALDAAGRYAEAARDYEIVLARAWGRHPREVKTVAAYHYARMLSALARQPGAQSVAALLQERRDSLKGGLEAQTERRLDFQPIGYQLTTHWNSDSTDIDLWVIEPNGERCFYSHRDTRLGGHLFWDITDGLGPELYHARKVAPGPYHVVVHYYGNNSARYVVPTSLLLVSDRNVFTPEDTFQRRFQVRILPNKSALLLLRREELLPAKQP encoded by the coding sequence ATGAGCCTCCAGCCCATCACCGCCCTGCTGTTGATGGGGCTTCTGCTGGCGGGATGCGACCGCCAGACGGCCCCGCGTCCCCCCTCCCCTCCGCCTTCCCCTCCTGCCAAGGCCCCCCCGGCCCGGAGCCCCCTCGCCGAGCCGTTCGAGAAGGCGGGCCTTGCCGCCCCGGCCGCGGTGCTGGGCCACCCGGACACCGGGGAGGTGCGGCTGGACGAGCTGCGGGACTCCGTGGCGGACCCGCAGGAAGTCACCGAGGAGCAGCTCGCGAAGCTCATGCCGGCGGAGGCCGCCGAGGAATCCGTCCGCGCCGCGCCGAGGCCCCGGCCCGCCGCCTCCCGGGCCCCGCCGCAAGACGCCGTCTCCGAGGGCGCCACGCCCCCGCCTCCTCCCCCTCCTGCCCCAGAGCCCATGCACGAAGCGGAGGCGGACACGGTGGGCGGCGCCCCCGCGGCGTCCCTGCCGGGGCCGCGGCGCGAGACCATTCAGGTCATCCGGGGCAGCGGTTCGGGCGCCCCGGGCGGCGTGAGCCTTCCGTCCCAGGAGGAGGCCAAGGACCAGAGGGCCCAGAAGTCCAAGGGCGGGGGGGGCCCCACCCCCGTGCTTCCCAAGGTGGAAGCGGCGCCCCGGGCCGCCAAGGTGCTGGTGATGGGTCTGGATGGCCGCTACCAGCCGCTCAAGACCCGCGCGATTCGCGTGGTGACCTATATCCAGGGCTCCCGGGCGCGCACGGTGGTGGACTCGCTCTTCGAGAACGACTCCACCCGTGCGCTGGAGGGGACCTTCTTCCACCCGCTGCCCGGCGGGGCGACGGTGGCGGGCTTCGCCATGTACTCGGGCGCGGTGGCGGTGGACGCCCCCTCGCTCTTCCAATCCGCTGACTTGCTGCCACCCCTGGGGGAGGGCTCCGCCCAGGCCGAGAACCTGGGGGCCGCCGCGCCCCCGAGTCCGCCGGGCGCCAAGCGCTCCTGGGGCGAGCGGCAGGAGGCCCGCGTCGTCGAACAGAAGCGGGCCCGGGAGGTGTACGAGGAGGTGGTGCGCCGCAACGTGGATCCCGCGCTGCTGGAGTGGGCGGGCGCTTCCACCTTCAGCGCCCGCGTGTTCCCGCTCCCGCCCAAGTCCCTCAAGCGCGTGGTGCTCGCCTACGAGCAGACGCTGCTCTTCGATGGGCAGCACCTGCGCTACACGTGGCCGCTGCCCCCGGGCGCGGGCGCGGACCTGAAGGTGTCCGCCCGGATCCATGTGGATCCCCTCCACGCGGGCGAGGTGAGCGTTCAGCCCGCCCAGGACACCCCACCGCGCCGGCTGGGCGCCTGGCAAGCCTATGACTTCCCCGAGCTGCGAGGCGATGGGGTGCTGTCGGTGGCGCTCGCCCCCCGCAACGCGGAGGCGGACGTGCTGGTGGGCAAGGACGCCGCGGGCCTTCCCGGCCAGGCCTTCCACGCGCGGGTCCGCCTGCCCGCGCGGCTGACTTCCGCCACCGAAGGCCCTCCCACCGGGCGCGCCGTGCTGGTGGTGGACACCTCGCTGTCCGCGGAGGACGGCAATGCGTGGGCGCTCCAGGCCGCCACCCTGCGGGCCCTGCTGGAGAAGGATGAGACGCTGAAGGAGTACGCGGTGCTCCTCTTCGACGTGCGCCCGCGGTGGCTGCATGCCGCGGGCTGGCGCCCCAACGATGCGGCGCACCGCCAGGAGACCTTCACCGAGCTGGAGCACCTGTTCCTGGAGGGCGCCTCGCACGTGGACGGCGCCCTGGAGGAGCTGGACCAGGCCTCGCGCGAGTGGCTCCGGCCCGCGCCGTCCCAGGAGCGGGTGACGGCCTTCCTGCTGTCGGACGGCAATGCCACCTGGGGCCAGAGCCGGGTGGAGGCCCTGGTGGCCCGCCACCCCAGCGTGGAGGGCCTGCGCTGGGTGAGCTACCGCTTCGGCGAGTCCTCGGTGAACACGGAGCTGTTCGACGCGCTGGCGCGCGCCAGTGGCGGCCGGACGGTGACGGTGCTGTCCGGCGCGGAGGTGGCCGCGGCGGCCCGGGCGCACCGGGCCGGCTCGGTGGTGCTCGCGCGCGTGGGGGTGAAGGGCACGGAGGCAAAGGACCTGGTGGTGGCGGGAAGACCGCACCTCGTGTTCCCCGGCCAGGAGCTGCAGGTGGCGGGGCGGCTCCCCGCCGAGGGCGCCGCGGCGCTGGAGGTGGTGACGCGCGCCGGGGAGCAGGAGCACGTGCTGAGCGTGCCGCTGCCCCGGGAGCAGAACAGCCTGTTCGCGCCCCGGGCGTGGGCGGAGCTGTTCGTGGCGCGGCTGGTGGCGCTCGACGATGAGCGCCTGGACCGGATGGTGGTGGCCTTGAGCCAGCACTACCGGCTGGCCCATGCGCGCGCCTCCATGCTCATCCTGGAGTCCGAGGGCGACTACACGCGCTATGCGGTGGCCAACGAGCAGGTGGACCTGGAGAACCTGGAGAACCTGCGGCGCCGGGAGGAGGACCAGCGCCGGGACAAGCTGCTGGGCATCGACCTGGACGGAGTCCCGGAGGCGGGCCGCGCCGTGGTGAAGCAGCTCACCGGCCTCCAGAAGGCGCTGCCGCCCCTGCTGCGCAGCCAGCCCCTGCGGGACGAGCCCTACGCCGGAGGACAGGAGCGGCTGGAGGCGGAGCTGCACTACCGCAAGGCCCGCAAAGAGAACCGGGACGACGTGCTCCTCTACGAGGCCGTCTCGCGCAAGCGGGCGTTCGCGGGAGACACCTGGGGCGCGGTGCGCGCGCTCTCCTCCCCCGTGGAGCTGCGGCCGAAGGATCCGGAAGCGCTGCGCCTGGTCGGCTACGGCATGCTCGCGCTGGGCCAGTACCCGGTGGCCGCGGAGCTCTTCGAGCACGTGCGGCTCAACCGGCCCTTCGAGGGCCAGGCGTTCCTCGAGGAGGCGCTCGCCCTGGATGCGGCGGGCCGTTACGCGGAGGCCGCGCGCGACTATGAAATCGTCCTGGCGCGCGCCTGGGGCCGGCACCCCCGCGAGGTGAAGACGGTGGCGGCCTACCACTATGCCCGCATGCTCTCGGCGCTGGCGCGCCAGCCTGGCGCCCAGTCCGTGGCGGCCCTGCTCCAGGAGCGCCGGGACTCCTTGAAGGGCGGCCTGGAGGCCCAGACGGAGAGGCGCCTGGACTTCCAGCCCATCGGCTACCAGCTCACCACGCACTGGAACTCGGACAGCACCGACATCGACCTGTGGGTCATCGAGCCCAACGGCGAGCGCTGCTTCTACTCCCACCGCGACACGCGCCTGGGAGGGCACCTGTTCTGGGACATCACCGATGGCCTGGGGCCCGAGCTGTACCACGCCCGCAAGGTGGCGCCGGGGCCCTACCATGTGGTGGTGCACTACTACGGCAACAACTCGGCACGGTACGTGGTGCCCACCTCCCTGCTGCTGGTGAGCGACCGCAACGTCTTCACCCCGGAGGACACCTTCCAGCGCCGCTTCCAGGTGCGCATCCTGCCCAACAAGAGCGCCCTGCTGCTCTTGCGCCGCGAGGAGCTGCTCCCGGCGAAGCAACCCTAG